A region from the archaeon BMS3Bbin15 genome encodes:
- the trpF gene encoding N-(5'-phosphoribosyl)anthranilate isomerase, whose translation MVRVKICGNTNLEDIELAAQLGADYVGVIVDVPVDTPRNIDSEKAATIFEELPFTTVGVAVIMPQSIKEALDLYITLRPEFLQIHNNVEPKFIHEIKINVPCNIIKTIHVEDEHSIKEAKRHQRWADAILLDTPSKTGGGSGKTLDWDIAREIVVALDKPVILAGGLTPNNVAEAIEAVKPFAVDVSSGVESQLGRKDPEKLEKFIKIARSL comes from the coding sequence ATGGTCAGAGTTAAAATATGTGGAAACACAAATCTTGAAGATATAGAACTGGCTGCACAACTTGGTGCAGATTATGTTGGAGTTATAGTTGACGTACCTGTGGATACGCCGAGGAATATTGACTCTGAAAAAGCTGCTACAATCTTTGAAGAGCTCCCCTTCACCACTGTTGGTGTGGCTGTTATAATGCCGCAGAGTATCAAAGAAGCTCTGGACCTGTACATTACACTGCGTCCTGAGTTTTTACAGATTCATAATAATGTCGAGCCAAAGTTTATTCATGAGATAAAAATAAATGTTCCCTGCAATATTATAAAAACCATACATGTAGAAGATGAACACAGCATAAAAGAGGCAAAAAGGCATCAACGCTGGGCAGATGCCATACTCCTTGACACACCTTCGAAAACTGGAGGTGGGTCCGGAAAGACTCTGGACTGGGATATTGCCAGGGAGATTGTAGTTGCTCTGGATAAACCTGTAATTCTCGCAGGTGGTCTTACCCCGAATAACGTTGCAGAAGCTATAGAAGCTGTAAAGCCATTTGCTGTTGATGTTTCATCAGGTGTGGAGTCGCAGCTAGGCAGGAAGGACCCTGAGAAGCTTGAGAAATTTATAAAAATAGCCAGGAGTTTATAG
- a CDS encoding 2-oxoglutarate ferredoxin oxidoreductase subunit gamma, with protein MRREIRFGGFGGQGIVTAGIILARAAALHENLNALQTQSYGPEARGGASKSEVIISDSEIYYPKVNKPEIFVCMSQQALEKYFKDFGGILIYDSSLIKNVSRGVKAYSIPATMLAMKKLGKTIFANIIMLGALVDITKIVSREALKSAVLESVPRGTEDLNLKALKIGFEEGKRALEVENGNS; from the coding sequence ATGAGGAGAGAAATACGCTTTGGCGGCTTTGGTGGTCAGGGTATTGTCACAGCAGGTATAATTCTTGCAAGGGCTGCAGCTCTCCATGAAAATCTGAATGCACTCCAAACTCAGAGTTATGGCCCGGAAGCCAGAGGAGGCGCCTCGAAGTCTGAAGTTATTATAAGCGATAGCGAAATTTACTACCCAAAAGTTAATAAACCTGAGATTTTTGTATGTATGAGTCAGCAGGCTTTAGAGAAGTATTTTAAGGACTTCGGTGGTATTCTCATATATGATAGCTCTCTTATCAAAAATGTATCTAGGGGAGTAAAAGCATATAGTATTCCTGCCACAATGCTTGCAATGAAGAAACTTGGTAAAACAATATTTGCAAATATTATAATGCTTGGTGCCCTTGTAGATATAACTAAAATCGTGAGCAGAGAAGCCCTGAAGAGTGCAGTCCTCGAAAGTGTACCCAGAGGCACTGAGGATTTGAATCTGAAGGCATTGAAAATAGGGTTTGAAGAAGGTAAAAGAGCTCTGGAGGTTGAAAATGGAAATTCTTGA
- the aroD gene encoding 3-dehydroquinate dehydratase gives MKLISKVPAVCASIIEHSVEEFLRSVRQVEEADFIEIRADGLKVNSPREYLPETRRLLNNVRAQSELPVLLTVRNEKEGGVFAGSENERARVLMESMKLVNSIDIELRMQSDIRDEIVKEAKKNRVDTIISYHDFNSTPEIETLLSILEKEESEGATIAKIAVKANSEKDVLVLLNMLQEAKERINIPVIGISLGREGRISRVAAPLLGSIATYGYVNRETAPGQIEVKKLKEIIELMK, from the coding sequence ATGAAGCTAATCAGCAAAGTTCCGGCAGTATGTGCAAGCATAATAGAGCACAGTGTTGAAGAGTTCTTGAGAAGCGTGAGACAGGTAGAAGAAGCAGATTTTATAGAAATAAGAGCTGACGGCCTTAAAGTAAATAGTCCAAGAGAATATCTGCCCGAGACCAGAAGGCTTCTTAACAATGTTAGGGCCCAGAGTGAACTTCCAGTGCTTTTAACTGTAAGGAATGAAAAAGAAGGTGGAGTTTTCGCAGGTAGTGAAAACGAAAGAGCAAGAGTTCTAATGGAGTCCATGAAGCTTGTTAACAGCATAGATATAGAGCTAAGAATGCAGTCAGACATACGAGATGAAATTGTTAAAGAGGCAAAGAAGAACAGGGTGGATACTATAATCTCATACCATGACTTCAACTCAACACCTGAGATTGAAACACTTCTGAGCATTCTCGAGAAAGAAGAAAGTGAAGGAGCAACTATAGCAAAAATTGCAGTAAAGGCTAATTCAGAAAAGGATGTCCTTGTATTATTGAATATGCTACAGGAAGCTAAGGAAAGAATCAATATTCCAGTTATTGGAATTTCTCTGGGTAGAGAAGGAAGGATTTCAAGAGTTGCAGCACCTTTACTTGGTTCAATTGCCACCTATGGATATGTAAACAGAGAGACAGCACCAGGACAGATTGAAGTTAAAAAATTGAAAGAGATTATTGAACTGATGAAGTGA
- a CDS encoding peptidase family M54 — MVMLEILPIGEVQRSWLKYLRYELTEYFDDILISSPVELPITLNNNRQVMADYVLDYLASHSTQATRVLAVLNQDITVRSVDYIFGLAELGGRNAIISPVRLREKYYNRECDCDIFLERFLKEALHELGHTLGLGHCSNDICNMKFSSTVEEVDNKSIFFCSSCIERINGYAHVENSKIYAANGDGRKSMVKLVIECLKNLK; from the coding sequence ATGGTAATGCTTGAAATCTTACCCATTGGTGAAGTTCAGAGGTCATGGCTGAAATATCTCAGATATGAGCTGACAGAGTATTTTGATGATATTTTGATATCTTCTCCTGTCGAACTTCCTATCACTTTAAATAATAATAGACAGGTAATGGCTGACTATGTGCTTGATTATCTTGCAAGTCATTCGACACAGGCGACCAGAGTACTTGCCGTACTGAATCAGGATATTACTGTAAGGAGTGTTGACTATATTTTTGGTCTGGCTGAACTTGGAGGAAGGAATGCAATTATTTCTCCTGTTCGCCTTAGGGAGAAATATTATAACAGAGAGTGCGACTGTGACATCTTTCTTGAAAGATTTCTCAAAGAGGCTCTCCATGAACTTGGTCATACTCTGGGGCTGGGACATTGCAGTAATGATATATGCAATATGAAGTTTTCAAGTACAGTTGAAGAGGTGGATAATAAATCTATCTTTTTCTGCTCCAGCTGTATTGAAAGGATTAATGGTTATGCCCATGTTGAAAACTCAAAGATTTATGCTGCCAATGGCGATGGGAGAAAAAGTATGGTAAAATTAGTTATAGAATGTTTAAAGAATTTAAAGTGA
- the rlmE gene encoding ribosomal RNA large subunit methyltransferase E: MRDKKRDYYYRKAKDEEYRSRASYKLKQLNKKFRIIKKGYNVVELGSAPGGWTQVAREIVGEEGKIVAVDISRMQSLRYENVTEIQGDFTREETIEEIKRIVPIADAVISDASPDISGVWDIDHFKSIELCENVIGISDKLLRHGGNLLFKVFQGEGIEDLRAEVKKRFRYVKSSKPKASRSGSAEIYIIARGFMGRPDERQ; encoded by the coding sequence ATGAGAGACAAGAAAAGAGATTACTATTACAGAAAGGCAAAGGATGAAGAATACCGTTCAAGGGCAAGTTACAAGTTAAAGCAGCTCAACAAAAAGTTTAGAATTATTAAGAAGGGTTACAATGTTGTGGAGCTGGGCTCTGCACCGGGAGGCTGGACCCAGGTAGCAAGGGAGATTGTTGGTGAAGAAGGTAAGATTGTTGCTGTTGATATTAGTCGTATGCAATCTCTCAGATATGAAAATGTCACAGAGATTCAGGGTGATTTCACGAGGGAAGAAACAATAGAAGAAATAAAGAGGATTGTTCCTATTGCTGATGCCGTTATAAGTGATGCCTCCCCTGATATTTCAGGAGTATGGGATATAGACCACTTTAAAAGTATTGAACTGTGTGAGAATGTAATTGGAATATCAGATAAACTTTTGAGGCATGGTGGGAACCTTCTATTTAAAGTTTTTCAGGGTGAGGGTATAGAAGATTTAAGAGCAGAAGTAAAGAAAAGATTTCGTTATGTGAAATCTTCAAAGCCTAAGGCGAGCAGGAGTGGAAGTGCAGAAATATATATTATTGCCAGAGGTTTTATGGGAAGGCCAGATGAACGGCAGTAA
- a CDS encoding putative transposase DNA-binding domain protein, which yields MGINPLVALSNKDKKSPPKFLLQSEHKLAKEQRKLSRKQIGSHNRNKQRIKVAKVHRHVRQQRADFHQNLSRKLVEKYDFIAFEDLKIKNMMRNHHLAKSISDVSWNMLQSFTAYKAEWAGKVVTFVNPKNTSQECSSCGKIVKKNLNIKIHHCPYCGLVLDRHVNAAINILHRGLKKIGLGYTDLMPVRGLALDTPMTQEANEFSRG from the coding sequence GTGGGTATAAATCCACTTGTTGCATTGAGTAATAAAGACAAAAAATCACCACCAAAGTTCTTATTACAATCAGAACACAAGCTGGCTAAAGAGCAGCGTAAGCTATCACGAAAGCAGATAGGCTCACATAATAGAAACAAGCAGAGAATTAAAGTGGCTAAGGTTCACAGACATGTCAGACAGCAAAGGGCAGATTTTCATCAAAACCTTAGCAGGAAGCTTGTGGAGAAATACGATTTTATTGCCTTTGAAGATTTGAAGATAAAAAACATGATGAGAAATCACCATTTAGCTAAATCCATATCAGACGTGTCATGGAATATGTTACAATCGTTTACTGCGTACAAGGCAGAGTGGGCTGGTAAAGTAGTAACTTTTGTAAATCCTAAAAACACATCTCAAGAGTGTAGCAGTTGTGGTAAAATAGTCAAGAAAAACCTCAATATTAAAATACACCACTGTCCTTACTGTGGGTTAGTTCTTGATAGACATGTTAATGCTGCAATAAATATATTACACAGAGGATTGAAAAAAATAGGGTTGGGATACACCGATTTAATGCCTGTTCGAGGTCTAGCACTGGATACACCTATGACTCAGGAAGCCAACGAATTTAGTCGTGGGTAG
- a CDS encoding putative transposase — translation MKSGCIMHKSYKYRLYPNKEQRVALEATLDTCRHLYNNALASRKLQAELYQLPIEKQWITVKKQSKALPVQKKTNEYLPLVHSQVLQDVLRRVNKSFDNFFRHLKSHEKPGFPRFKSYNRYNSFTYLQTGFKIVGKKLELSKIGKVNIKLHRSLTGKIKTCTIKRDIDA, via the coding sequence ATGAAAAGTGGATGTATAATGCATAAGAGCTACAAATACAGGTTGTATCCGAACAAAGAGCAGAGAGTTGCATTAGAGGCGACTCTGGATACATGCAGACATTTGTATAATAACGCTCTTGCAAGCAGAAAACTACAGGCAGAATTGTATCAACTGCCTATAGAAAAACAGTGGATTACAGTAAAGAAGCAGAGTAAGGCTTTACCAGTACAGAAAAAAACTAATGAGTATTTACCTCTTGTTCATAGTCAAGTGTTGCAGGATGTCTTGAGAAGAGTTAATAAATCATTTGATAACTTCTTTAGACACCTTAAAAGCCATGAAAAGCCTGGATTTCCACGCTTCAAAAGCTATAATAGGTATAATAGTTTCACATACCTACAGACAGGCTTTAAAATAGTGGGTAAGAAGCTGGAGTTATCAAAGATTGGTAAGGTAAATATTAAGCTTCATAGAAGCCTGACAGGAAAGATTAAGACCTGCACAATAAAGAGAGATATAGATGCCTGA
- a CDS encoding 2-oxoglutarate-acceptor oxidoreductase subunit OorD, with translation MGKITINEKYCKGCNICIEYCPMKVFESGEEPNQRGYFVPEIVHPERCTKLMVSKHLKRNVCGLCQEMCPDFAIEIDIYAEEEQCI, from the coding sequence ATGGGAAAGATAACTATAAATGAAAAGTACTGCAAGGGCTGCAACATATGTATAGAGTACTGCCCAATGAAAGTCTTTGAATCAGGTGAGGAACCAAACCAGAGAGGCTACTTCGTGCCGGAAATTGTTCACCCGGAAAGATGCACAAAACTTATGGTAAGCAAGCATCTAAAGAGGAATGTGTGTGGCCTCTGTCAGGAGATGTGTCCTGACTTTGCCATTGAGATTGATATATATGCCGAGGAGGAACAATGCATATGA
- the korA_1 gene encoding 2-oxoglutarate oxidoreductase subunit KorA encodes MKGKLFLQGNIACAEGAIAAGMRFFAGYPITPSTEVAEWLAKRLPKLNGVYQQMEDEIASISAIIGARWAGTKSMTATSGPGFSLMMENIGYAAMTETPIVIVNVQRSGPSTGQPTLTASGDILQAMHGSHGDYEVILLSPNSVQEMFDLTVEAFNLSERYRVPVLLMSDEVVGHMRENVYLPERVESYDAPLSEKGVDYFKADPETLVPEMQVFGKGYNVHVTGLTHDERGYPNTNEQEVHSKLVRRLCKKITDNAEEIVNYELSYGEDAEAMVIVYGAVSRSAMETVLKLRKKGKKVGLLRLITLNPLPEKLIRKLTRHAIPIIIEMNLGQIKKEIERISKRKIYFHGKIGGELPSPEEIEGFIGGVMKW; translated from the coding sequence ATGAAGGGCAAGCTGTTTCTTCAGGGTAATATTGCATGTGCTGAAGGTGCCATTGCCGCAGGAATGCGCTTTTTTGCAGGCTATCCCATAACACCGAGCACTGAGGTGGCTGAATGGCTGGCAAAGAGACTTCCAAAGCTCAATGGTGTTTACCAGCAGATGGAGGATGAAATAGCCAGTATCTCAGCCATAATAGGAGCGAGATGGGCCGGAACCAAATCCATGACTGCCACATCTGGCCCGGGGTTTTCACTTATGATGGAAAACATTGGCTATGCTGCCATGACTGAAACCCCCATAGTGATTGTGAATGTGCAGAGAAGCGGCCCAAGTACAGGGCAGCCAACCCTGACAGCCTCCGGTGATATTCTCCAGGCTATGCATGGTTCCCATGGTGACTATGAGGTTATACTCCTCTCTCCTAACTCTGTCCAGGAGATGTTTGACCTGACTGTCGAGGCGTTCAACCTGAGTGAGCGCTATAGAGTGCCTGTGCTCCTTATGAGTGACGAGGTTGTAGGGCACATGCGTGAAAATGTTTATCTGCCTGAAAGGGTTGAGAGCTATGACGCACCACTCAGCGAGAAAGGTGTTGACTACTTTAAAGCTGACCCTGAGACCCTTGTACCAGAAATGCAGGTTTTTGGAAAAGGCTACAATGTACATGTCACAGGTTTAACACATGACGAAAGAGGTTATCCAAATACAAACGAACAGGAAGTTCATTCAAAGCTTGTTAGAAGATTATGTAAGAAAATTACAGACAATGCTGAAGAAATTGTGAATTATGAACTTAGCTATGGTGAAGATGCCGAGGCTATGGTTATAGTCTATGGCGCTGTTTCAAGGTCCGCTATGGAAACTGTTCTGAAGCTTAGAAAGAAAGGAAAAAAAGTTGGTCTTCTGAGGCTTATAACTCTCAATCCTCTGCCAGAGAAACTTATAAGAAAGCTCACACGTCATGCAATACCCATCATTATTGAGATGAATCTCGGGCAGATAAAGAAAGAGATTGAGAGAATTTCTAAAAGAAAGATTTACTTCCATGGTAAAATAGGTGGTGAACTTCCTTCTCCAGAGGAGATTGAAGGATTCATAGGAGGAGTGATGAAATGGTAG
- a CDS encoding succinate dehydrogenase/fumarate reductase iron-sulfur subunit, whose translation MEEKLIHMGCMIYNRFPDYEISAKAVLGAIGIKAKDMHNFACCSSTIVPSFSDEWIYLASYNLALAEKEGLNIVTLCGTCTATFKRANYELVRDEALLKKVNSRLEEVGLSYSGKTEVKHILEVLVEKLDELKAVIKNRLDLRIALQHPCNVFRPDYIAEFDNPLEPEAMRKILRLTGVEIIDYPEEYQCCGSTITMVNESLGARAGAEKLISANKAGAEFICVACGNCAFLFDKKLDEIKKFEPEVNIKTIFITQILALALGIKNKAALDIRGVEVE comes from the coding sequence ATGGAAGAAAAGCTTATTCATATGGGATGTATGATTTACAACAGATTTCCAGACTACGAAATATCAGCAAAGGCTGTACTCGGAGCTATTGGAATTAAAGCAAAAGATATGCATAACTTTGCCTGCTGTTCCTCAACAATAGTCCCCAGCTTCAGTGATGAATGGATTTATCTTGCCTCATACAATCTGGCTCTGGCTGAAAAAGAAGGTTTGAATATTGTTACTCTGTGCGGTACCTGCACAGCAACTTTCAAGAGAGCAAACTATGAACTTGTAAGGGATGAGGCTCTTCTAAAAAAGGTTAACTCCCGTCTTGAAGAGGTGGGTTTAAGCTATAGCGGAAAAACAGAGGTTAAGCATATTCTTGAAGTTCTTGTTGAGAAACTTGACGAACTTAAAGCTGTTATTAAAAACAGGCTCGACCTCAGGATTGCTCTTCAGCATCCATGCAATGTTTTCAGACCAGATTATATAGCAGAGTTTGACAATCCTCTTGAACCTGAGGCTATGAGGAAGATTCTCAGACTTACAGGAGTGGAGATTATTGATTACCCTGAAGAATATCAGTGCTGTGGCTCAACCATAACAATGGTGAATGAAAGTCTCGGGGCACGGGCAGGAGCAGAGAAGCTTATATCTGCCAATAAAGCAGGTGCAGAGTTCATATGCGTGGCATGTGGCAACTGTGCCTTTCTATTCGATAAGAAGCTGGATGAAATAAAAAAGTTTGAGCCAGAGGTAAACATAAAAACTATTTTTATAACCCAGATCCTTGCCCTTGCTCTTGGAATTAAAAATAAAGCAGCCCTGGATATAAGAGGTGTAGAAGTTGAATGA
- a CDS encoding marR family protein — protein MVTQKQVSILRRLYRHARSLKVYSTTLKQEALARELGISRQALSSHLRELREQGYLRTGRGFIDITDKALVEIGKAGDEAFVLIRVKPSSRKKIFEEIRKLNSERIYRVTGNLDIIAVVDVEKLKEFLNGVERQEGIEVISSHVVIEMHQV, from the coding sequence ATGGTAACGCAAAAACAGGTTTCAATTCTGAGGAGGTTATACAGGCATGCGAGAAGCCTCAAAGTTTACTCCACCACTCTCAAGCAGGAGGCTCTTGCCAGAGAGCTTGGCATAAGCAGACAGGCACTTAGTTCCCATTTAAGGGAACTCAGGGAGCAGGGATATCTGCGCACAGGCAGGGGCTTTATAGATATAACAGATAAAGCTCTTGTAGAAATTGGCAAGGCTGGAGACGAAGCCTTTGTTCTAATCAGAGTTAAACCGTCCTCACGGAAGAAAATCTTTGAAGAAATTAGAAAGTTAAATTCAGAGAGGATATATAGAGTTACAGGAAATTTGGATATTATTGCAGTGGTGGATGTTGAAAAGCTTAAAGAATTTCTCAATGGAGTTGAAAGACAAGAAGGCATAGAGGTTATCTCCTCACATGTTGTTATAGAAATGCATCAGGTGTGA
- the korB_1 gene encoding 2-oxoglutarate oxidoreductase subunit KorB: MVVHPSVTFLREERLPHILCEGCGIGTIVNALLEAISELDVDREKLVFVSGIGCSSRVPGYLKFDSLHTTHGRALAFATGLKLANPELEVIVITGDGDMASIGGNHFLHAARRNIDILTICVNNHTYGMTGGQASPTTPRKWKSTTTPYGAIEPPMDISKVAEAAGANYVARWSTASPLQIKEAINKAFQKEGFRLVEVLSQCPTAFGRRNKLRTAIDMLKWYKDHTISIEKAEKLEEKGEDLSAFVVVGELVDRNEPGLCRLYGLTEKKKEEEKKIEKSLKKRDEVRIDKEKILRLLEKLSSPRVRALMEEGEIEKAEKLLKGEDGK; encoded by the coding sequence ATGGTAGTCCACCCTTCTGTTACTTTTCTGAGAGAAGAAAGACTTCCGCATATTCTATGCGAAGGCTGTGGAATAGGTACAATAGTCAATGCTCTCCTCGAGGCAATATCAGAGCTTGATGTGGATAGAGAAAAGCTTGTTTTTGTCTCTGGTATAGGCTGCTCCTCAAGAGTTCCTGGATATCTGAAGTTTGACTCACTGCACACCACCCATGGAAGAGCGCTTGCCTTTGCCACCGGTTTAAAGCTGGCAAACCCCGAGCTTGAAGTTATTGTTATAACGGGTGATGGCGACATGGCAAGTATCGGTGGAAATCACTTTCTCCATGCTGCAAGGCGCAATATAGACATTTTAACCATCTGCGTAAATAATCATACCTATGGTATGACAGGTGGTCAAGCCTCACCGACAACACCCAGAAAATGGAAAAGCACTACCACACCTTATGGAGCTATTGAACCGCCCATGGATATATCAAAAGTTGCAGAGGCTGCAGGAGCAAACTATGTGGCAAGGTGGAGTACTGCATCACCCCTTCAGATTAAAGAAGCCATAAATAAGGCTTTCCAGAAGGAGGGCTTTCGCCTTGTTGAGGTTCTATCTCAGTGTCCAACTGCCTTTGGCAGGAGAAATAAGCTCAGGACTGCTATCGATATGCTGAAATGGTACAAAGACCATACAATTTCAATTGAAAAAGCAGAGAAACTTGAAGAGAAGGGTGAAGACCTCTCAGCTTTTGTTGTGGTTGGAGAGCTGGTTGACAGGAATGAACCCGGGCTGTGCCGGCTTTATGGTCTTACTGAGAAAAAGAAAGAAGAGGAGAAAAAAATAGAGAAAAGTCTGAAGAAGAGAGATGAAGTAAGGATTGATAAAGAAAAAATTCTCAGGCTACTGGAGAAACTATCATCACCCAGGGTTAGAGCTCTGATGGAGGAGGGAGAGATAGAAAAGGCGGAAAAGCTCTTAAAGGGGGAAGATGGAAAATGA
- the aroE gene encoding shikimate dehydrogenase, protein MCNINSKTRVFAVIGSPIEHSISPEIHNSSFSELKLNYVYVAYRVERLYLREAVEGFKALGYSGVNVTIPHKIEIMSYLEEISPESKEIGAVNTIVFKNSRATGYNTDGTGALLALREAGVKVENSRVVILGYGGAARAIAITLAMRGNIESIAIAGRNVKKAGTLAEDIKKLGIPAQSCSITGVENIIKDSNILINSTPVGMSPETEETLLTREKLHSELAVMDIVYTPLETRLLKEAKKAGCRTVDGLGMLIHQAAEAERLWLGVEPDISVMRNAAMKALKLS, encoded by the coding sequence ATGTGCAATATAAATTCAAAAACAAGGGTTTTTGCAGTTATAGGCTCTCCCATTGAGCACAGCATATCACCAGAGATTCACAACTCCAGCTTTTCAGAGCTTAAACTTAACTATGTATATGTTGCATACAGAGTTGAAAGATTATATCTCAGGGAGGCTGTGGAAGGCTTCAAGGCACTGGGCTACTCCGGAGTGAATGTAACCATTCCACACAAGATTGAGATTATGAGTTACCTTGAGGAAATTTCTCCTGAATCCAAAGAAATAGGTGCAGTAAATACAATTGTATTCAAAAATAGCAGGGCCACAGGTTACAATACTGATGGCACAGGTGCTCTTCTCGCCCTGAGAGAAGCTGGAGTTAAAGTTGAAAATAGCAGGGTGGTAATTCTGGGCTATGGAGGGGCAGCAAGAGCTATTGCAATCACCCTGGCGATGAGAGGTAATATTGAAAGCATAGCTATAGCAGGAAGAAATGTTAAGAAAGCAGGAACTCTGGCAGAAGATATAAAAAAGCTGGGTATTCCTGCTCAATCCTGCAGTATAACAGGCGTTGAGAATATCATCAAAGACAGCAATATTCTCATCAATAGCACGCCTGTAGGCATGAGTCCTGAAACAGAAGAAACTCTTCTAACCAGAGAAAAGCTCCATTCAGAGCTTGCTGTTATGGACATAGTTTATACCCCTCTTGAAACCAGACTTCTTAAAGAGGCAAAAAAAGCAGGATGCAGAACTGTAGATGGGCTTGGAATGCTGATACACCAGGCTGCTGAGGCTGAAAGGCTATGGCTTGGAGTTGAGCCTGATATTTCAGTTATGAGGAATGCTGCCATGAAGGCTCTGAAGCTTTCCTAG
- a CDS encoding tRNA nucleotidyltransferase, second domain, with amino-acid sequence MLAVLLTSCITHPGVKLLIFEETSKPMKKVLKKIVPAIDEKQQLKALVEELREKIEIKARGYDERLYVRLLGSSARDTWLRDDKDIDFFLFFSEEYSKAKMEEIVTHIGRHVLEHSEKHYAEHPYIRGAYMGFDIEIVPCYAVSSPSSMLSAVDRTPFHHDFVIKRIEGKENDVRLFKQFLKGIGAYGAEARVEGFSGYLCELLIIKFGSFEGLIEHVSKMKFGEVLGFGNIDKEKVKKFRGDALIFIDPVDANRNVASALSRQKLALFIHASREYLKKPDEKFFFPEKRKIEAKFIVLKFRKRSSEIIALSFHSPVVIDDILYPQVKKTLKNLSKQLKLHGFSMLGGSYHVEKKITILFELESLKLPEAKLHIGPGVASVHENKFLEKYRKGERALCMPFIKDDRWAVYVRRKFSSAEKCLEHAVKEGLPRHILAAISKNYDIYTGGEVFERIDIKFLADYFDPIFSWEY; translated from the coding sequence ATGTTGGCTGTATTACTCACAAGCTGTATTACTCATCCAGGGGTTAAACTTTTAATCTTTGAAGAGACATCTAAACCCATGAAGAAGGTGCTTAAAAAAATAGTGCCAGCCATTGATGAGAAGCAGCAGCTCAAAGCTCTGGTTGAAGAGTTAAGAGAAAAGATAGAGATTAAAGCAAGGGGTTATGATGAAAGGCTCTATGTAAGGCTTCTGGGTTCTTCGGCAAGGGATACATGGCTCAGGGATGATAAGGACATTGACTTCTTTCTTTTCTTTTCAGAGGAATATTCAAAAGCTAAAATGGAAGAGATTGTAACGCATATCGGGAGGCATGTTCTGGAGCATAGTGAGAAGCACTATGCTGAACATCCATATATTCGAGGAGCCTATATGGGTTTTGACATCGAAATTGTTCCCTGCTATGCCGTAAGTTCGCCCTCTTCAATGTTGAGTGCAGTTGACAGAACACCCTTTCACCATGATTTTGTCATAAAAAGGATAGAGGGTAAGGAGAATGATGTCAGACTCTTCAAGCAGTTTCTGAAAGGTATAGGTGCTTATGGTGCAGAGGCCAGAGTTGAGGGTTTTTCAGGCTACCTCTGCGAGCTCCTCATAATAAAATTTGGTAGTTTTGAAGGTCTTATAGAACATGTTTCAAAAATGAAGTTCGGCGAGGTTCTCGGCTTTGGAAATATTGATAAGGAAAAAGTGAAAAAATTCAGAGGAGATGCTCTTATTTTTATTGACCCTGTAGATGCGAATAGAAATGTGGCAAGTGCTCTATCCAGACAAAAACTTGCTCTTTTTATTCATGCCAGCAGAGAATACCTGAAGAAGCCGGATGAAAAGTTTTTTTTCCCAGAAAAAAGGAAAATTGAGGCGAAATTTATTGTATTGAAATTCAGAAAAAGAAGTTCGGAAATCATTGCTCTGAGCTTTCACTCACCCGTGGTAATTGATGACATACTATATCCACAGGTGAAAAAAACACTCAAAAATCTCTCGAAACAACTGAAACTTCACGGATTTAGTATGCTGGGTGGAAGCTATCATGTGGAGAAAAAAATTACAATACTGTTCGAACTGGAATCTCTGAAGCTACCTGAAGCAAAGCTTCACATTGGTCCGGGTGTCGCAAGCGTCCATGAAAATAAATTTCTTGAGAAGTATAGAAAGGGTGAAAGAGCACTGTGTATGCCATTCATTAAAGACGACAGATGGGCAGTATATGTAAGGAGAAAATTTTCCAGTGCTGAAAAATGCCTTGAACACGCAGTAAAGGAGGGGCTTCCGAGGCATATTCTGGCAGCTATCAGTAAGAACTATGATATATATACTGGTGGTGAAGTTTTTGAGAGAATAGATATTAAATTTCTGGCAGACTACTTTGACCCTATTTTTTCATGGGAGTATTGA